The DNA window CGCGCGCGAGCGGAGCGAAAGACCCCGATGTGCCTCGAGCTCGGTGGCTTTTCGCAGCGTCCTCCGGTGACGTCTCGCCCTGCTGCTTGTGTCTCCCCAGCAGCGCTCCTGGTCCAGGGACAGTACAGCCGGTTCGAAGGCATCACCTACCCCGAGCCGGTGCAGTATTCCCAGTACGACCAGCAAGCAGGTCCGTCTCTCCCATTCcacctttatttattatttttgggGGGCGTTTTCTGCCTTATCGCCACGCGCTGCGGCCCGATGCATCGTCCCCCTTtgcagagcatctctgccttCTCCATCCCGTGCGTTTTGGGGGGGTTTGGTGGGTTGGAGCCTCTTCTCCGGGGGATGTTGCCCGGGATCCCGCGGTCCCGCTCCCAATGAGCCTCTCTGTTTGCTTTCCCTAGAAATCCAGGATTACTACGACTACCACGGTGAGTCTTCAAACGGCCGCGCTTTCCCCtgggaaggatgctcttcccggCCGCCCTTTGCTCCGGCAGGGAAACCCCAGTGCGGCGGGATGCTCGTGccatctcccttcccccccccaccgcggAAACGGCCAGAAAGCCAAAATCCACCCCAAAAAAAAGCAGCCGTGTTGCAAAGCCCCCCCGGGGCGGCTTTGAGCACCTCGGCATCCTCCGCCTTCGCCCCGTCCTGCATCCCCGGCTCCAAAATGGGGCGCGCGTGgcggggaccgggggggggggacgggcgtCAGCGCCGCGGCTCTCGCTCGCAGATGTGACCCCCCGCGCCCCCGAGGAGCAGTTTCGGTACCAGTCGCAGCAGCAGTCGCAGCAGGAGGTCGTGCCGGCCCCCACCCCAGGtgagcgggggccgcgggggggcccagAGGTTTTGCAGCGGTGGTTTTGCAGCAGCCACTTTGCAGCCGCCGTTTTGCGGCCGCTGTTTtgcagcagctgttttgcagcGGCGGTTTTGCATCCGCCGTTTTGCATCCGCCGTTTTGCAGCGGCCGTTTTGCAGCGGCCGTTTTGCAGCGGCCGTTTTGCATCCGCCGTTTTGCAGCGGCCGTTTTGCATCCGCCATTTTGCATCCGCCGTTTTGCAGCTAGCATTTTGCAGCGGCGGCTTTGCAGCCACCGTTTTGCCACGGCGGTTTTTCAGCCACCGTTTTGCTGCTGCCGTTTTGCTGCTGCCGTTTTGCTGCTGCCGTTTTGCAGCGGCGGTTTTGCAGCGGCAGTTTTGCAGCTGCCGTTTTGCAGCGGCAGTTTTGCAGCTGCCGTTTTGCAGCGGCCGTTTTGCATCCGCCGTTTTGCAGCGGCCGTTTTGCATCCGCCGTTTTGCAGCGGCCGTTTTGCATCCGCCATTTTGCATCCGCCGTTTTGCAGCTAGCATTTTGCAGCGGCGGCTTTGCAGCCACCGTTTTGCCACGGCGGTTTTTCAGCCACCGTTTTGCAGCTGCCGTTTTGCAGCGGCAGTTTTGCAGCTGCCGTTTTGCAGCGGCGGTTTTGCAGCAGCGGTTTTGCTGCTGCCGTTTTGCAACGGCGGTTTTTCAGCCACCATTTTGCAGCGATGGCTTTGCAGCAGCGGGTTTTCAGCCACCGTTTTGCAGCAATGGTTTTGCAGCCACCGTTTTGCAGTGCAAAACTGCTGCGGCTGTTTCGAAGCCCCTGTTTTGCAGGGGCGGTTTTGCATGGGCGGTTTTGCCACCGCCGTTTTGCAGCCAGCCGTTTTGCAACGGCGGTTTTGCAGCCACCATTTTTCAGTGGCAGTTTTGCAGCCGCCGTTTTTGCAGCGGCGGGTTTTGCAGCGGCGGGTTTTGCAGCGGCGGGTTTTGCAGCGGCGGTTTTGCAGCCGCCGTTTTGCAGCCGCCGTTTTGCAGCCGCCGTTTTGCAGCCGCCGTTTTGCCGCTGCCGTTTGCAGCCACCGGCTGCATCCCCGTCGCCGCATCCCTAACTTTCGCTCTCCCCGCAGCCGCCGTCCCGGAGACCGAGCCCACGGAGCCGGGACCGCTCGGTGAGTGCCCGGCGCGCTGCTCGGCCGCGCCGCGTTTCCACGCTGtcgacggcggggggggggaaaaaaatacataaaaacgGGAAAAATCGCATCATTTCCCGCGTTGCACCGTGCCGCGAAACACCCAGGCCCCGGGCGAGCTGGCAACGCGCCGGGTGCCGCTGCCGCGTTTTGCCCACGCGCGCCGGGGGGGTTAATCCGGATTAACGCCGGGCTCCGCGATGCaaccggggggggggaaacgggcgGTGTTTAACGGCGGCACCGCGGTTGCAGACTGCCGGGAGGAGCAGTACCCCTGCACCCGGCTCTACTCGGTGCACAAGCCCTGCAAGCAGTGCCTGAACGAGATCTGCTTCTACAGGTAGGCGCCGGCACGCGCTTTCGGCCCGgggggggtgggtttttttttggaggaggggGGGTAAATcgctgtggtttttttccccccccccgcagcctccGCCGGGTTTACGTGATCAACAAGGAGATCTGCGTCCGCACCGTGTGCGCCCACGAGGAGCTGCTGCGAGGTGAGCGCCGCGGCTTTGCCTgcgggaaaaaggggaaaaagccagaaaaacaccccaaaacccccccaaaaaacccccccgCGCCGAGCGGCAAAGCAAGGCGAGACGGATGCTTGCTCCCAGCTGTGGTCCACACTGGGGCAAACTGGTCCGAGCGGATGCTCGTGGTTAAAAGAGATGCTCGGAGGCGCGTTGCTGGGagttgggggggttttttggagggggggggcaggatgaAGGGCttttaaccccccccccgccggggttttttcttttctggtttccCACCCGCAGCCGACCTCTGCCGCGACAAGTTCTCCAAGTGCGGGGTGATGGCCACCAGCGGGCTCTGCCAGACCGTGGTCACCTCCTGCGCCCGGAGCTGCGGCGGCTGCTGAACCCccccgtccatccatccatccccccccccaaaaaaaccccccccccaccattgctctccctcctcctcctcaccatgGTGCTAAAGAAACAGTGCATGAACCAGCATAACGGTCCATTTTGGGCACGTACATATATTATAGGGGGGTTTATTGTTTTTTAACGAACGGTTGTTATTATATTTGTAagggcgcccggggggggggggggaggctgagCCGGCGCTGCCCtggcccgcctcccccccccccccccagccccgttttttattattttttgggtttttccttctttctatgTAGAGTATCCAAAAGAAAAGTGTAAGGGTTGCCGCGGCTCCCGGCTCTTTTCTTTCCCGGGGGGGCAGCGAGCGTCTGCACAAGGGTGCTGGGGGCCGGCGCTTGGGTTGGGGGGGctttttggggatgggggggcacTTTAGGACATTTTGCAAGGGCTTTAAAGAGCACGGGGGGGCTACAAGCAGCCTCTGCGCTTACCTCCCCCGGGGAGAGTTTGTTTAGTGAAAAATGTCCTTAATTCCCCCCTCCCGCCGCGTGAGGAGAAGCCAAGGATGCCGCGTCGCGGCGAGGCACTTTGGATGCTCGCGGGTGGCTTTAGGGATGAGGCAGGTGGCTAGTGATGCTCCTGGGGTGGCTTTAGGGACGAGGCACTTCGGATGTTCCTGGGTGGCTTTAGGGATGAGGCACGTGGCCAGCGATGCTCCCGGGTGGCTTTAGGGACAAGACACTTAGGATGCTCCTGGGTGGCTTTAGGGACAAGACACTTAGGATGCTCCCGGGTGGCTTTAGGGACAAGGCACTTAGGATGCTCCTGGGTGGCTTTAGGGACGAGGCAGGTGGCTTAGGATGCTCCCAGGTGGCTTTAGGGACAAGGCAGGTGGCTAGTGATGCTCTGGGGTGGCTTTAGGGATGAGGCAGGTGGCTAGTGATGCTCCCGGGTGACTTTAGGGACGAGGCACTTAGGATGCTCCTGGGTGGCTTTAGGAATGAGACACGTGGCTTAGGATGCTCCCAGGTGGCTTTAGGGACGAGGCACGTGGCTAGCGATGCTCCCGGGGTGGCTTTAGGGATGAGACACTTAGGATGCTCCTGGGTGGCTTTAGGGATGAGGCAGGTGGCTTAGGATGCTCCCAGGTGGCTTTAGGGACGAGGCACGTGGCTAGCGATGCTCCCGGATGGCTTTAGGGACAAGGCAGGCGGCTATCGATGCTCCCAGGTGGCTTTAGGGACGAGACTCTTAGGATGCTCCCAGGGTGGCTTTAGG is part of the Dromaius novaehollandiae isolate bDroNov1 chromosome 24, bDroNov1.hap1, whole genome shotgun sequence genome and encodes:
- the MFAP2 gene encoding microfibrillar-associated protein 2 isoform X3, whose product is MRPFAAGFFRGRAGRRGCDVRRRGRPGAPEEKGFRLGRWEPTRESGELARGAAGFGSGEALGGGVWPPLSSALGSKAAAFQAEEEEEEGEGSGVALGPSGAPMLEVGASRSFGSFWEQTEEPTALRKDRTSTQHPEPTELRLPPGRVAVTMRAAPLFLLCLPAALLVQGQYSRFEGITYPEPVQYSQYDQQAEIQDYYDYHDVTPRAPEEQFRYQSQQQSQQEVVPAPTPAAVPETEPTEPGPLDCREEQYPCTRLYSVHKPCKQCLNEICFYSLRRVYVINKEICVRTVCAHEELLRADLCRDKFSKCGVMATSGLCQTVVTSCARSCGGC
- the MFAP2 gene encoding microfibrillar-associated protein 2 isoform X1 is translated as MQRRCRKRLRRLCKRPERSARPGGLTGAGEGGNPTGSRRHSRAAGGKRAPRAGGFVHQRRRRGSSLAARPKIPFFLFFGAAAFQAEEEEEEGEGSGVALGPSGAPMLEVGASRSFGSFWEQTEEPTALRKDRTSTQHPEPTELRLPPGRVAVTMRAAPLFLLCLPAALLVQGQYSRFEGITYPEPVQYSQYDQQAEIQDYYDYHDVTPRAPEEQFRYQSQQQSQQEVVPAPTPAAVPETEPTEPGPLDCREEQYPCTRLYSVHKPCKQCLNEICFYSLRRVYVINKEICVRTVCAHEELLRADLCRDKFSKCGVMATSGLCQTVVTSCARSCGGC
- the MFAP2 gene encoding microfibrillar-associated protein 2 isoform X2 translates to MQRRCRKRLRRLCKRPERSARPGGLTGAGEGGNPTGSRRHSRAAGGKRAPRAGGFVHQRRRRGSSLAARPKIPFFLFFGAAAFQAEEEEEEGEGSGVALGPSGAPMLEVGASRSFGSFWEQTEEPTALRKDRTSTQHPEPTELRLPPGRVAVTMRAAPLFLLCLPALLVQGQYSRFEGITYPEPVQYSQYDQQAEIQDYYDYHDVTPRAPEEQFRYQSQQQSQQEVVPAPTPAAVPETEPTEPGPLDCREEQYPCTRLYSVHKPCKQCLNEICFYSLRRVYVINKEICVRTVCAHEELLRADLCRDKFSKCGVMATSGLCQTVVTSCARSCGGC